The DNA sequence CTCATCTCAAATAACGAGGAGATTGGATATGGTGGAAACTCAAATATCACACCAGAAACAGTTGAATACTTAGCGGTAGATATGGGAGCAATGGGTGATGGTCAGGCTACTGACGAGTATACAGTATCCATCTGTGTAAAGGATGCCAGTGGTCCGTATCACTACGAGTTAAGGAAAAACTTAGTCTCACTAGCAAAAGAAAATAAAATTGGTTTTAAGCTCGATATTTATCCATATTATGGATCTGATGCATCTGCGGCAATTAGATCTGGTAATGATATTGTCCATGGATTAGTCGGCCCTGGAATAGACTCTTCACACGCCTTTGAACGTACTCATATTAGCTCTATTGAAGAAACAACAAAGCTATTATATCACTATGTACAATCAAAGATGGTTGATTAGAAAGAGGCTTATAAAGGTACGCCTTTGGAATTGGCATTTTAGCGAATGGGTACTTAAAGCATAACTGCTTATATAATATTAATAGAGGCTGTCCCAAAAGTATAAACTTTAGGGCAGCCTCGCTCTGTTTTCTGGTAATTACTATAAGAGTACTCGAACCGCTATAGGCGGACGCTTTCCGCGGGCAATGCTTCAGCTTCCTCGGGAAAATCACCCTGCGGGATCTTCAGCTATTGCTTTTCCCGCTGGAGTCGCCGCCTATCGCTGTTCGAGTTATTTATATCAATGGAAAACCACATCGGCATTACTTAGATAATAAACTTGCTTATTTTTAACAGAAATGAAAAATAAAAAAATCGCTCTAATTAGTATAATTAAAGTACCACCAATAACCTACCAAAGGAGCGATTTTCTTATGACATATGATTATATACCTTTCAAAAATTATAACATTGAACAGCTCTATTTACCAATGGATTTAGAAGTACATATACCAGAGAATCATGTATGTAGAACTGTTCATGAAGCAGTTGAACAGATTAATACGAATTTTCTGTTGCACCTATGATGGTGGGGGAAGATCACCTTACCACCCATAAATGATGCTTAAAGTTATCCTCTATGCGTATACTTAGAAGATTTGATCAAAGAACATTAAAAAAAGACAAAAAGGTGGGCTAATTTCACCCACTACTATTCTTTAGTTTAGATAAAACAGTAAAAAACAAAAAAAAAAGAGAGACTCTCCCTCTAAAGTCACTTTCAATGACCTTTTGGGACAGCCTCTTAAAAAATGCGGCAGCTCGGTACTTTGCTTACAAATGAATTAATATTTTTTAAATAATAGAGTTGCATTATGTCCACCAAAACCAAATGAGTTAGATAACGCTACGTCTACATTTACATGCCTGGATTCATTTGGGATGTAATCTAAATCCAATTCTTCATCTTTAGTTTTATAGTTAATTGTTGGGGGCAAAATACTGTCTTTCATCGATAATAATGAAAAAATGGCTTCGACGGCTCCGGTAGCTCCTAATAAGTGACCAGTCATAGATTTTGTTGAGCTCACGCCTAGATGATACGCATGCTCACCAAATACCTCTTTTATTGCTTTCGTTTCAAACAAATCATTGTAACTAGTCGAAGTTCCGTGCGCATTTATATAATCGACTTCACTAGGTGAGACTCCTCCATCCTCTAAAGCTAATCTCATTGCACGTTGACCACCCTCACCGTTAGGCGCTGGTGTCGTGATATGATGGGCATCACCGGTAGCACCATATCCAACTATTTCCCCATATATCTTCGCTCCTCTTGAGAGCGCATGATTTAATTCCTCTAGTACTATAATTCCTGATCCTTCTGCAATAACAAAACCATCTCTATTTTTATCAAACGGTCTACTTGCACTATTTGGATCATGATTTGTAGAAAGTGCTGTCATATTAGAAAAACCTGCTATTGTCATTTCTGTAATAGAAGCTTCAGAACCACCAGCGATCATCATATCAACTGTCCCATTTTGTACAACTCGAAACGCATCCCCAATCGAATTTGCTCCCGAAGCACAGGCAGTTACCGAACAATTATTAATCCCTTTTATACCTAGTTCTATTGACACCCTTCCTGATGCCATATCAGGAATAAACATTGGTATAATAAAGGGACTAACTCGCTTTGGTCCTTTATCTAAAAACCTTTTATGCTGTATTTCGAACTCGTCTAATCCACCAATCCCGGACCCAATCCAAACACCTACTCTTTCTGGGTCGACATTATCACCGATATTTACAGCTGCATCACGTACAGCCATTTTACTAGCAGCAATCGCAAAGTGCGTAAACCTAGCCATTCTTCTAGCTTCCTTAAAATCTATATACTCTTTTGGGTCAAAACCTTTCACTTGTCCGGCAACTTTCACATTAAATTGATCAGTATTAATCCCAGTTATAGGTGCTATTCCAGATTGTCCATTTTTTATGTGTTCCCACGTTGTTTCTATGTCATTCCCTAACGGCGTTACCGCTCCAATACCTGTAATAACTACCCGCTTTTTCATCACACTCTCTCCCTACTATTATTTTCTATTAGTCAATCATTTTATTGTTTTATTACCAGGTATAACTAACTACCATTCATTATAACTATTTTTAGATGGAAAAGACAGTACAAAGGAAACGATCGATTTCAAAAAAAAACGGGTTAAAGTTGTCTCGAAACGCTCCGCTTTTCGATTTTTATATGTACACTATTCTTATAGGTTCTCCTACCTATAAGTAAGTATTTTCTAAAATGAATAGACTTTATGAGTGCTCAAAAAATATAAATCTTCTATTCCGTCCTACTAATTCTCGCTATCTTCTATAAACGTATTTTTAAGTGACGACTTTCTCTCTGTATCTTTTATACCTAACTCTCTTTTAATCATTTTTAAATCCTCTAAAATCTTTTTAGTATTTATCCAAGTAGCTAATATTGCTATAATTAATACAATAGAGAGAATGAATGATAAAAAATATAACATATTATTTTAGCCCCCCTTTCCCAATCCTATTTATTTAAATCTTCCATATCTATTAATATATTCCTGCATTTAAGTTGTATTTCCACTTATGAATCAGTAAGAACGAGGTTGATTGATAAGATTGATTTATAACCATGAAGTAGTGCCAGGACCAGTTGCACTCACTTGAAAAAGGATGACTCAAAAGGTCGAAATGTTACTTTTTGAGTCATCCTCTTTCGGAGATTATCATCCTACGACCATTTATTTAATAGCTTTTCTCCTTCTTTTGTTAAGAAGATTTTACCTTCTTTCTTACCCTTCATTAAATGCTCTGCAGTCATGGATTTATTCGAACGACTATTTTGATTTTTTCTTCCTTTGAAGATTTTCATTTTAATCATTTCATCATCTCCCTTTTGTTTTAGGAATATTTGATGATATTCACTTTTTATTATTGTAGTCATTTCTAAAAAATGTGTGTTTGCCCACATTGTATTTTTTAATGTTTTTAACGACAACATTAGCCCATTTTTAATTTGTAACTGCTAATTAACTATACAAAAAGTAGCTACCTTACATATGTTGTAGTAGCCCTATACGAAAGGGGGGTTCGATTATGGGTTACGGACACCACGGAGGCGGTTTTGCAGCAGGGTTTGCTTTAGTCCTTGTTCTGTTTATTCTGCTCGTCATTATTGGAGCAGCATGGGCTTGGTAAATTCAGCAAGAAATTATTAAAAAAAAGAGGGTGACTCAGAAGGTTGAATTTTTACCTTTTGAGTCACCCTCTAAGTATTGTGCGAAGTCTCCACAAACCTATAAAGCCCAGT is a window from the Evansella cellulosilytica DSM 2522 genome containing:
- the fabF gene encoding beta-ketoacyl-ACP synthase II produces the protein MMKKRVVITGIGAVTPLGNDIETTWEHIKNGQSGIAPITGINTDQFNVKVAGQVKGFDPKEYIDFKEARRMARFTHFAIAASKMAVRDAAVNIGDNVDPERVGVWIGSGIGGLDEFEIQHKRFLDKGPKRVSPFIIPMFIPDMASGRVSIELGIKGINNCSVTACASGANSIGDAFRVVQNGTVDMMIAGGSEASITEMTIAGFSNMTALSTNHDPNSASRPFDKNRDGFVIAEGSGIIVLEELNHALSRGAKIYGEIVGYGATGDAHHITTPAPNGEGGQRAMRLALEDGGVSPSEVDYINAHGTSTSYNDLFETKAIKEVFGEHAYHLGVSSTKSMTGHLLGATGAVEAIFSLLSMKDSILPPTINYKTKDEELDLDYIPNESRHVNVDVALSNSFGFGGHNATLLFKKY
- a CDS encoding YjcZ family sporulation protein — its product is MGYGHHGGGFAAGFALVLVLFILLVIIGAAWAW